The sequence below is a genomic window from Oreochromis niloticus isolate F11D_XX linkage group LG3, O_niloticus_UMD_NMBU, whole genome shotgun sequence.
AGATTCTAGTCTTGTTTTAATTTACCTCCTTGTTTGACCTCTTCCTCTAACAATTTCTCTttgttatttctgcttttaatgGTTTTCTAAGTACTTGTACACTCTGatccaagaagaagaagaacttcAGTCTACAAATTCAAAAGGTTATTAATAAAATACTATACATTAAGATTAACTCtcaaagttaaaagaaaaccacagactgaaaagttattttcttttaatagtccccagagtcagaaaACTATAATAATCTATTAGGGAAAGAATTGCTTTTAAATCAATATCATCAACAGTTTCTTGATAATACAaaaaattgtattattttttgtattttctgtattattaAAATTTCACTTAATGCAATATGCATTAAgtgaaaagattaaaactaataaaacaaattttataAAGAGatttttccatttgattcaattttatatgatggataatgcagaaaaaatagaattgggctgaaaggtctactGCTTTATATTGTATTCAGGTTATATATTTACTTGGGTAAATTTAATGAAATCATGTTAAATTTTTCCTTTATTCTACAAaagttttgttaaaaaataagCCATCAGGAAACCCAACACCAGTCTTCCTTCTTTTACTCCAGCTGATCATCTCTGCCGAGGTTTATTTTTCTTGGAGTCTGAAGTTTAAGAAATATTGTCAGAGTCTGGTGTTCGTTTATTTACTCAATGATTTAATGTCAGTTTGATCTGCACATGATATAACAGAAAGTACACACTGTTTATCTTCAGGATTTGAATTGTGAAAATAATAACTTTAGGGAAAGGTAATGGTAAAATGGGACTTCCTAACTCAGTTATCactaaaacaaaatgtttcttaCTCCTCAGCAGAGCAAGAGGAACAAGAAGAACCACAAAAGCCAGAGCTCAGGATTTTGCTTCTTGGGAAAACTGGAGTTGGAAAGAGTGCTTCAGGAAACACCATCCTAGGAAAAGGGAATGCTTTTGAATTGACATCGTCAGAGTGTCAGAAGGAAACAGGAGAGTTTGAAGGTCAAAAACTGGCTATAGTTGATACTCCAGGTCTGTGTGACTCCAGTAGAACTGAAGAGGAGTTGAcagcagagatggagagagcCATCTGCTTTGCTGCTCCTGGTCCTAATGTGTTCCTGGTTGTGATTCAGGGAAACTGCTTCACAAAAGAAGATCAAGAAACAGTCAAAACCCTTCAGAAGATGTTTGGAAAAAGGTCAGCATGTTCCACATTAGTCTTGTTCACCCATGGAGATGACCTGAAGTCAGATGGAGACACCATAGAAAAAATAATCAGTAAAGATTCAACTCTCAGTGGATTCATCAGTCAGTGCGATGGAGGATATAATGTCTTTAACAACAGAGACACGGATCTCTCTCaggtcagagagctgctgaAGAAGTTTAACACCATGGTTGAGGGAAATGCAGGAAGATACTACACAGTTGAAATGTTCAGAGAAATTTACTGTAGGATTGTTCTTATTGGGAAAACTGGAGCTGGGAAGAGTGCATCAGGAAACACCATCTTAGGAGAAAAAGCTTTTAAATCCTTATCATCTTTTTCCACAGTGACATCAGAGTGTCAGACGAAAACAGGTTTGTTTGATGGTCAAAAACTGGCTATAATTGATACTCCAGGTTTATTTGACACCAAAAAAACTGAAGAGGAGGTGAAAGAAGACATGAGTAGGTGCATCAACCTTGCTGCTCCTGGTCCTCATGTGTTCCTGGTTGTGATTCAGGCCAACAGattcacagaagaagaacaagaaactgTCAAAATCATTCAGAACATGTTTGGAGAACAGTCAGCATGTTACACTATGGCCTTGTTCACCTATGGAGACAATCTTGAGAGAGATGAAGTCACCATAGAAAACATGATCAGTGATAATCCAGCTCTCAGTGGCTTCATCAGTCAGTGCGGTGGAGGATATCATGTCTTTAACAACACAGTAAAAAATCCCTCTCaggtcagagagctgctggagaAGATCAACACAATGATTGCGAGAAATGGAGGAGGATACTACACCAATGAAATTTTCAGAGAGGCTCAGAGAGCCATGAAAAAACTAGAAGCCGAGCTCAGGATTGTTCTTGTTGGGAAAGCCAGAGTTGGGAAAAGTGCAGCAGGAAACATCATTTTAAGGGGAAAAGTATTTAGATCAacctctttctcttcctctgtaACATCAGAGTGTCAGAAGGAAACATGTCAGTTTGAAGGTCAAACACTGGCTGTAGTTGATACTCCAGGTCTGTATGAAACTAAACTAACTGAAGAGGAGGTGAAGAGAGAGATTGCTAGATGCATCTCCTTTGCTGCTCCTGGTCCTCATGTGTTCCTGGTTGTGATCCAACCAAACAGATTTaccaaaaaagaacaaaaaactgtgaaaatcaTTCAGAAGATTTTTGGTGAACAAGCCGCTGATTACACAATGGCCTTGGTAACCCATGAAGATGATGTGAAGGAGAACACCATAGAAGAAGCAATCAAACGTCCAGATCTAAATGACTTAATTAGTCAGTGTCTCGGAGgatatcatttttttaacagcAGAAACAAGGATCCTTCTCAGATCAGAGAGCTGCTGAAGAAAATCAACTCAATGATTAAAAGAAATGGAGGATGCTGCTACACCTCTAAAATGTTTGAAGAGGCAGAGAAAGCCACTAAAACAGAGATGGAACGACTTCACGAAAAAAATCCAGAGATGACGACCAAAGAAGCAAGATACAAAGCAGAAAGAATGAACGAGTTTACTCTAGGGAAATGGCATGACGTTATTGCTGGAGCTGCTGGTGCTGGAGCTGCTGTTGCTGGAGCTGGAGtagctactgctgctgctggaatTGGCATTGAAGTTGCTATTGGAGCTGGTGTGGGAGCTATCGGGGGTCCAGTAGGAGCTGCAGCTGGAGTTTTAGTGGGATTTGCAATAAAATATGTCACTtcaaaaatgaaattgaatGATTGTGTTACACAGTAATAATCAGTGGAAGTCAACATTTATAAACTCCAACTAGAAAATAGATGAAAAGAGGTGCACGCTAATAGTGttaatatttatttgaatatatgtTGGTTAGATAgatgaacttgaaagaaaaagATCATATATGATAcccaaagaagaaagaaaaaactaaaagaaacaatacgTTTCTGTATGACAGCGGAGTTGTTGCAGTTGGTTCTCCAGCTGCCACTGAAGTTGGTGTTGGAATTGCAGTGGATTTAATTCCCACTGCTAAATTTAAAAAGCTGGCATTTAGCTGTTGATGTTCTTAATTTAGCAATAACTTACA
It includes:
- the LOC102080747 gene encoding GTPase IMAP family member 8-like: MASKYTRLAEQEEQEEPQKPELRILLLGKTGVGKSASGNTILGKGNAFELTSSECQKETGEFEGQKLAIVDTPGLCDSSRTEEELTAEMERAICFAAPGPNVFLVVIQGNCFTKEDQETVKTLQKMFGKRSACSTLVLFTHGDDLKSDGDTIEKIISKDSTLSGFISQCDGGYNVFNNRDTDLSQVRELLKKFNTMVEGNAGRYYTVEMFREIYCRIVLIGKTGAGKSASGNTILGEKAFKSLSSFSTVTSECQTKTGLFDGQKLAIIDTPGLFDTKKTEEEVKEDMSRCINLAAPGPHVFLVVIQANRFTEEEQETVKIIQNMFGEQSACYTMALFTYGDNLERDEVTIENMISDNPALSGFISQCGGGYHVFNNTVKNPSQVRELLEKINTMIARNGGGYYTNEIFREAQRAMKKLEAELRIVLVGKARVGKSAAGNIILRGKVFRSTSFSSSVTSECQKETCQFEGQTLAVVDTPGLYETKLTEEEVKREIARCISFAAPGPHVFLVVIQPNRFTKKEQKTVKIIQKIFGEQAADYTMALVTHEDDVKENTIEEAIKRPDLNDLISQCLGGYHFFNSRNKDPSQIRELLKKINSMIKRNGGCCYTSKMFEEAEKATKTEMERLHEKNPEMTTKEARYKAERMNEFTLGKWHDVIAGAAGAGAAVAGAGVATAAAGIGIEVAIGAGVGAIGGPRPVYLDRKEQTAEFYSTERACDIILKARPSQLLTSSLPGFRRTRPT